The following nucleotide sequence is from Longimicrobium sp..
GTCGAGCCGGCGGGCGAGCTCCCTCGCCACCTCCTCGACGTGCGGCTCGCGCAGCAGGGTGAAGTGGTCGCCGGGGACGGAGCGGACGACGGCGCCGCGGCCGGCCAGGCGCTCCCACGCCGCGGAGCGCGCCGACGCCCGGGCGACGTCGCCGGTGCCGGCGAGGAGGACGGTGATCTCGCCGCCGAACGGGGCCGGGACGTGGCTCCCGAGCGCCTCCACGTTGGCGCGGAAGACGCCGAACATCCGCTCCAGCCGGTCGAGGTGGAGGTCGGGCGGGACCAGGTGGAGCGCCCGGGCCCGCTCCAGGAGGGAGCCGAGGGAGCGCTCGGACCCGGCCTCCCACGCCTCCGCGGGGACGGCGTCGAGGTCCTCGGCCGGGACGCCCAGGTCGCGGGCGAACTGCCGCAGGAGGGCCGGCTCGTCCCCGGGAGCGCCGTCCGGGCCGGGGAGCGCCGGGTCGATCACGGCCAGGAGCGACACCTCCTCGCCGGCGTCCTCCAGCTGCCGGGCCATCTCCAGGGCGACCACGGCGCCCATCGACCAGCCGGCGACCTGGTACGGGCCGCGGGGCTGGACGGCGCGCAGCGCCTGGAGGTAGTCGGCGGCCATGTCGGGGATCGCCGCGTGCGGGCGCTCGCCGTCGGCGAGGCCGCGGGCGCGCAGGCCGTAGACGGGCTGGTCCGGCCCCAGGCGGCGGGCGAGCTCGGCGTACGCCAGCACGCTCCCGCCGGCGGCGTGGACCAGGAAGAGGGGGCGCCGCGCGCCGGAGGGGCGGATCGCCACCAGCGGCGAGGGGTCGCCGCCGACCTGCCCGCGGAGGAGGCGGGCGAAGCCCTCCGGCGTCCCGGCGGTGAAGACGGCGTCGACGGGAATGCGGTGCCCGGTGCGCGCCTCCACGCGGGCGAGGAGGCGGATGGCCAGGAGGGAGTGCCCGCCCAGCGCGAAGAACTCGTCGTGCACGCCCACCGGCTCCACGCCCAGGATCTCCTCCCAGGCGCGGACCAGCTCCAGCTCCAGGGCGTCGCGGGGCGGGACGTACGCGCGCCGCGCCGCCGCGCCGTCGCCGGGCTCGGGGAGCGCGCCGCGGTCCACCTTGCCGCTGGTGGTGAGCGGGAGCGCTGGGAGCGCCACGAAGGCGGCGGGGACCATGTACGCGGGGAGCCGCGCCGAGAGGTGGCCGCGCAGCTCCACCGCTCCCGGCGCCGCGCCGGGGGCCGGGACCACGTACGCCACCAGCCGCTTCTCCTCCCCGTCGCCGCGGGCCACCACCACCGCCTCGCGCACTTCCGGATGACGCAGCAGCGCCGCCTCGATCTCCCCCGGCTCGATGCGGTGTCCCCGCACCTTCACCTGGAAGTCCAGGCGCCCCATGAACTCGATCTCGCCGTCCGCCCGCCAGCGCGCCCGGTCGCCCGTGCGGTACAGCCGCGCGCCGGGCTCCACGGCGAAGGGGTCGGGGACGAAGCGCTCCGCCGTGAGCGCGGGACGGCCCAGGTATCCCCGCGCCAGCCCGTCGCCGCCCACGTACAGCTCGCCCGCCACCCCCACCGGCGCCGGCCGCAGCGAGGCGTCCAGCACGTAGGCCCGCGTGTTGGCGACCGGGCGGCCGATGGAGGGCGCGTCGGCGTCCCGCCCGTCCCGCGGCTCCACCACGCCGGAGGTGCTCACCACCGTGTTCTCGGTGGGACCGTAGTTGTTGACCAGCCGCCACGGGAGCTCCGGCGAGGGACGGCTCCCCAGCCGGTCGCCGCCGGTGAGGACCAGCCGCAGCGCGGCGTCCTCCGGCCACGCCAGCGCCAGCACGCTCTCGGCCAGCGGCGTGGGGAGGAAGGCCACGGTGACCCCCATCGCCGTCATCCAGTCGCGCAGCGGCGCCGGCGCGGCGCGCACCGCGTCGTCTGGGATGCAGAGAGTGGCCCCGGCGGCCAGGTACGGCCACGTCTCCCACACCGCGGCGTCGAAGCCCGGCGACGCCACCAGCGTGGCCCGGTCCGCCGCGGTGACGCCGAACGCCTCGCGGTGCCACCCGACCAGGTTGGCGAGCGAGCCGTGCGTCACCTGTACTCCCTTGGGACGTCCCGTCGAGCCGGAGGTGTAGATGACGTACGCCAGGTTCTCCGCCCCCACCCCGCTCACCAGCTCCGCCGGCCCTTCCCCGGCGTCCGCGTCCGGCGCGTCGACGAGCACCACCTCGACGGCCGCGCCGGCCGCCTCCGCCGCCCGTCCGCCGAGCGCGACGCGGGTCAGCAGCACCCGCGCGCCGGAGTCCTCCAGCATGTAGCGCAGCCGCTCGGCCGGGGCATCGGGGTCCAGCGGGAGGTAGGCCCCGCCCGCCTCGAGGACCGCGAGCGCGCCCACCACCAGCGCGGGCGAGCGGTCCAGGCACAGCGCGACGACGGTCTCCGGGCCCACCCCCATCCCGCGGAGGCGGCGCGCCAGGCGGCCGGCCCGCGCGCTCAGCTCCGCGTAGCTCAGCCGCTGGTCGCCGAATTCGACCGCGACCGCGTCCGGCGCGCGCGCCGCCTGCTCCGCGAACAGCTCGTGCACGCACGCCTCGCGCGGGTAGGGGCGCGCGGTGGCGTTCCACTCTTCCACCACCCGCCGCCGCTCCGCGCCGTCCAGCAGGTCCAGCTCCGAGAGCCGGAGGTCGGGGTCGGCCGCGGCCTGCTCCAGCAGGCGCGCCAGGTGACCGGCCATCCGCTCCACGGTGGCGGGGTCGAAGAGCTCCGCCCGGTACTCCAGCACCCCGGCCAGCCGCTCGCCGGTGTCGCGGATCGCCAGCGTCAGGTCGAACTTCGCCGTGCCGCTCTCGGCGGCCACCGGGGCGCTCTCCACCGGGCCCAGCCGCAGCCCGTCGTCGCCCCGGGCGGCGGCCGCCGCCTCGAAGGTGAACACCACCTGGAAGAGCGGGGTGTGGGCCAGGCTGCGCTCCACCTCCAGCTCCTCCACCAGCCGCTCGAAGGGCACGTCCTGGTTCGCCTGCGCCTCCAGCACGGCGTCGCGCGCCCGCGCGACCGCCTCGCGGAAGGTGGGATCGCCCTCCAGCCCGGCGCGGATCACCAGCGTGTTGACGAAGAAGCCGATCAGCCCCTCCGTCTCCAGCCGCGTGCGCCCCGCCACCGGCGTCCCCACCACCACGTCGCCCGTCCCGTAGCGCGCCAGCAGCGCCTGCCAGGCGGCCAGGAGCGTCATGTAGAGCGAGGCGCCCTCGCGCCGGGAGAGCTCGCGCAGCGCGCCCGACAGCCCGGGCGGGAGCGCGAAGCCGTGGGCCCTGCCCTCCCGGCTGGCGACCGCGGGGCGCGGGCGGTCGAGGGGGAGCTCCTGCACCGCCGGCGCTCCCGCCAGCCGCCCGCGCCAGTACGCCACCTGGCGGTCCAGCACCTCGCCCTCCAGCCAGCGCCGCTGCCAGACCGCGTAGTCCGCGTACTGCACGGGAAGGGCGGGGAGATCCGCCTCCTCGCCGCGCACGGCGGCCTCGTACAGCGCCGTCACCTCGCGCCGCAGGATCCCCGTCGACCAGCCGTCGCTGGCGATGTGGTGCAGGGTGAAGAGCCCGACCGCCTCCCCGGCGTCCAGCCGCAGCAGGGCGCAGCGCAGCACCGGCCCCCGGGCCAGGTCGAAGGGGCGCGACGCCTCCTCGCTCGCCAGCCGCGCGGCCTCGGCCTCGCGGGGCCCGGCGTCCAGCGCGGAGAGGTCGACCACCGGGAGCGGCACCGGCGCCGGGGGATGGACCACCTGCACCGGCCGCCCGTCGGCCGTGGCCGCGAAGGTGGTGCGCAGCACCTCGTGCCGGCGCGCCACGCCGGTGAGCGCCCGCGCCAGCGCGCCCGCGTCCAGCGCGCCCTGGAGCCTGAGCGCGATCGGGATGTTGTAGACCGCGCTCCCCGGCTGCAGCCGGTCCAGGAACCAGAGCCGCTGCTGGGCGAAGGAGAGCGGCAGCTCCCCGTCGCGCGGCACCGGGACCACCGGCGGCGCCTGCACCCCGGCGCCCGCGCCGCGCATCTCCTCCACGCGCCGCGCCAGCGCCCCCACCGTCTGCGCCTCGAAGACCGCGCGCAGCGGGATCTCCACGCCGAACGCCTGCCGCACCCGCGAGACCACGCGGGTGGCCACCAGCGAGTGCCCGCCCAGCTCGAAGAAGTTGTCCTCCACCCCCACCCGCTCCAGGTCCAGCACCTCGCCCCAGATCCCCGCCAGCACCTCCTCGGCGGCGGTGCGCGGCGCCAGGTAGGCCCCGGCGGCGGCGCGGTCGGGCGCGGGCAGCGCCCGCCGGTCCACCTTGCCGCTGGGCGTGAGCGGGAGCGCTTCCAGCCTCACGAAGGCGCCCGGCACCATGTAGTCGGGAAGCCGCGCGGAGAGGTGCGCCCTGAGCGCCCGCGGCTCGGCCGCCTCGCCGCCCACCACGTAGGCGACGAGCCGCTTCTCGCCGGACCGGTCCTCGCGGGCGACGACCGCCGCCTCGCGCACGTCGGCGTGCTCCCGCAGCACGGCCTCGATCTCCCCCGGCTCGATGCGGTAGCCCCGCACCTTCACCTGCTCGTCCACCCGGCCGAGGAAGTCCAGCTGCCCGTCCGAGCGCCACCGCGCCCGGTCGCCGGTGCGGTAGAGCCGCATGCCGGGCTCGACCGCGAACGGGTCCGGGACGAAGCGCTCCGCCGTGAGCGCCGGCCGCCCCAGGTAGCCGCGCGCCACTCCCTCGCCGCCGACGTACAGCTCGCCCGCCACGCCCACCGGGCGCGGAGCGAAGGCCTCGTCCAGCACGTACAGCCGCGCGCCGGCCAGCGGGCGGCCGATCGGAGGAACGGCGTCCGCGGGGGTGAGCTCGGCCCAGGCGGCGCGGACGGTGGCCTCGGTGGGGCCGTAGACGTTGATGAACCGCCGCCCCTCCCCCCACCGCGCCACCAGCTCGCCCGTGCACGCCTCGCCGCCGACGACGAGCGTCCGCAGCTCCGGCAGCGCGGCGGGCGGGACCGCCGCCAGGGCGGAGGGGGTGAACTTGGCGTGGGTGATCCGCCGCTCCGCCAGCAGCCGCGCCAGCGGCGCCCCGGGGAGGAGCGCGTCGGCGGGCTCGCCGACCAGGCACGATCCCGAGCAGAGCGCGGTGAAGATCTCCGCCACCGAGGTGTCGAAGCTGAGCGGCGCGAACTGGAGCACCCGCTCGCCGGGTCCGAAGCCGAGCTTCTCCGTCTGCGCCATCACCAGCCGGGCCGCGGAGCGGTGCGTCACCATCACGCCCTTGGGCCGCCCCGTGGTCCCCGAGGTGTAGATCACGTACGCCAGGTTCCCCGGCGCCGCGGCCGGGCCGGGCTCCGCCGCCCGCTCGGGCGCATCCCCGCCGTGCTCGTCGTCCTCGTCCAGGAAGACCACGGTTCCGCCCGCGGCCGAGAGTTCGGCGGCGATCCCCTCCCCGACCGCCCGCTCGGTGAGCAGGACGCCGGCGCGGGAATCCTCCAGCATGTAGCGGAGCCGCTCGGGCGGATACGACGGGTCGAGCGGGAGGTAAGCGCCGCCCGCCTTGAGCACCCCCAGGAGCGCCACCGGGAGCCGGAGCGAGCGCTCCACCGAGAGCGCGACGACCGTCTCCGGGCCCACGCCCGCGCAGCGGAGCCGGCGCGCGAGACGCTCGGCCCGCGCGTCGAGCGAGGCGTACGTCAGCGTCTCGCCCGCGAACTCGGCGGCGGGCGCGTCCGGCGTGCGCGCGGCCTGGGCGGCGAAGAGCGCGTGCAGGGTGCGCTCGGGGAGGTCGGCGTCGGCGGCGTTCCACTCCTCCAGCACTTGCCGCCGCTCGGCGCCGTCCAGCAGCTCGATCTCCGAGAGGCGGGCGTCGGGATCGGCCGCGGCGCGCTCCAGCAGGCGCGCCAGGTGGCCGGCCATCCGCTCCACGGTGGCCGCGTCGAACAGCTCCGCGCGGTAGGAGATGGTCCCCGCGACGTGGTCGCCGAAGTCGCTCATCCCCAGCGTGAGGTCGAACTTCGCCGTCCCGCTGCTGGAGGCGACGGGGGCGATCTCCGCCCCGCCCAGCCGCAGCCCGCCGCCGCCGCCGTCGCCGCCGCCGTGCGCCGCCTGTTCGAGGGTGAAGCTCACCTGGAAGAGCGGGGTGTGCGCCAGGCTGCGCTCCACCGCCAGCTCGTCGATCAGCCGCTCGAAGGGGAGGTCCTGGTGCGCCTGCGCCTCCAGGACGCCCTCGCGCACCCGGCCCAGCACCTCGCGGAAGGTGGGATCGCCGTCCAGGCGCGTGCGGATCACCAGCGTGTTGACGAAGAAGCCGATCAGCCCCTCCGTCTCCAGCCGCGTGCGCCCGGCGACCGGCGTCCCCACCGGCACGTCGCCGCCCGCGCCGTAGCGGGCCAGGAGCGAGCTCCACGCGGCCAGCAGCGTCATGAACAGCGTGGCGCCCTCGCGGCGGGAGAGCTCGCGCAGCGCCCGCGACAGCTCCGGCGGGAGGGCGAAGGCGTGGCCCGCCCCGCGCCCGCCCGCCACCGCGGGACGCGGATGGTCGGCCGGCAGCTCCAGCACCGCCGGCGCGCCGCTCAGCCGGTCGCGCCAGTACGCCACCTGGCGCTCCAGCACCTCGCCCTCCAGCCAGCGCCGCTGCCACACCGCGTAGTCCGCGTACTGCACCGGCAGCTCGGGGAGATCCGCGTCGTCCCCGCGCGCGCGGGCGCCGTACAGCGCCGTCACTTCGCGCTGCAGGATCTCCATCGACCAGCCGTCGCTGGCGATGTGGTGCATGGTGAAGAGGACGACGGACTCCCCGGCGCCCAGCCGCAGCAGCGCGCAGCGCAGCACCGGCCCCCGGGCCAGGTCGAAGGGCCGCGACGCCTCGTCGTTCGCCCGCCGCCCGACCAGCGCCTCGCGCCGGTCCGGGTCGGCGGCGGCGAGGTCGATCACCGGCAGGCGCACGGGCGCCGGCGCGTGCACCACCTGCACCGGCTCCCCGTCCGCGCCCACCCCGAAGGTGGTGCGCAGCACCTCGTGGCGGCGCACCACTTCGGTGAGCGCCCACGCCAGCGCGGCCGCGTCGAGCTCCCCGCGCAGCCGCAGGGCGACCGGGATGTTGTAGGCGGCGCTCCCCGGCTGCAGGCGGTCGATGAACCACAGCCGCTGCTGGGCGAAGGAGAGCGGCAGCTCGAGGTCGCGCGGGACGGGGACGATGGGCGGCGCGTCCAGCGTCGCCCCGCCGCTCCCGAGCGCCTCGACGCGGGCGGCGAGCGCGCGCACCGTCTGCGCCTCGAAGACCGCGCGCAGCGGCAGCTCCACCCCGAACGCGCTGCGCACCCGCGACACCACCCGCGTGGCGATCAGCGAATGCCCGCCCAGCTCGAAGAAGTTGTCCTCGACCCCGACGCGCTCCACGCCCAGCACCGCGCTCCAGGTGGCCGCCAGCACCTCCTCGGCCGCCGTGCGCGGCGCCACGTACGGACGCTCCGCCGCGAGCTCGGGCGCCGGCAGCGCCCGCCGGTCCACCTTGCCGCTGGAGGTGAGCGGCAGCGCGTCCAGCTCCACCAGCGCGCCGGGGACCATGTAGTCGGGGAGGCGCGCCGAAAGGTGCGCGCGGAGCGCATCCGCGCCCGGCCACCCCCCGTCCGCCACCACGTACGCGACCAGCCGCTTCTCGCCGGGCCGGTCCTCGCGCGCCAGCACCACCGCCTCGCGCACCTGCGGGTGGCGCAGCAGCGCCGCCTCGATCTCCCCCGGCTCGATGCGGAAGCCCCGCACCTTCACCTGGAAGTCCAGGCGCCCCAGGAACTCGATCTCGCCGTCCGCCCGCCAGCGCGCCCGGTCGCCCGTCCGGTACAGCCGCGCGCCGGGCTCCACGGCGAAGGGGTCGGGGACGAAGCGCTCCGCCGTGAGCGCGGGCCGCCCCAGGTATCCCCGCGCCAGCCCGTCGCCGCCCACGTACAGCTCGCCCGCCACTCCCACGGGCGCCGGCCGCAGCGAGGCGTCCAGCACGTACGCCCGCGTGTTGGCGACCGGGCGGCCGATGGTGGGCGCGCCGGCGTCCCGCCCGTCCCGCGGCTCCACCACGCCGGAGGTGCTCACCACC
It contains:
- a CDS encoding amino acid adenylation domain-containing protein; amino-acid sequence: AGRTRLETENLIGFFVNTLVIRTGLGGDPTFREVLARVRDGVLEAQAHQDVPFERLVEELEVERSLAHTPLFQVMFTLEQAARGEGGGGELRLGGADIAPVASSSGTAKFDLTLGMSDFGDHVAGSISYRAELFDPATVERMAGHLARLLEQAAADPDLRLSELELLDGAERRRVVEEWNATARPYPRGRCVHELFAERAARAPDAVAVEFGDQRLSYAELDARAGRLARRLRAMGVGPETVVALCLDRSPALVVGALAVLEAGGAYLPLDPDAPAERLRYMLEDSGARVLLTRAALSGRAAEAAGAAVEVVLVDAAEAAEADAGDGPEELVSGVGAENLAYVIYTSGSTGRPKGVQVTHGSLANLVGWHREAFGVTAADRATLVASPGFDAAVWETWPYLAAGACLCIPDDAVRAAPAPLCDWMVAAGVTVSFLPTPLAESVLALAWPADAALRLVLTGGDRLASRPSPDLPWRLVNNYGPTENTVVSTSGVVEPRDGRDAGAPTIGRPVANTRAYVLDASLRPAPVGVAGELYVGGDGLARGYLGRPALTAERFVPDPFAVEPGARLYRTGDRARWRADGEIEFLGRLDFQVKVRGFRIEPGEIEAALLRHPQVREAVVLAREDRPGEKRLVAYVVADGGWPGADALRAHLSARLPDYMVPGALVELDALPLTSSGKVDRRALPAPELAAERPYVAPRTAAEEVLAATWSAVLGVERVGVEDNFFELGGHSLIATRVVSRVRSAFGVELPLRAVFEAQTVRALAARVEALGSGGATLDAPPIVPVPRDLELPLSFAQQRLWFIDRLQPGSAAYNIPVALRLRGELDAAALAWALTEVVRRHEVLRTTFGVGADGEPVQVVHAPAPVRLPVIDLAAADPDRREALVGRRANDEASRPFDLARGPVLRCALLRLGAGESVVLFTMHHIASDGWSMEILQREVTALYGARARGDDADLPELPVQYADYAVWQRRWLEGEVLERQVAYWRDRLSGAPAVLELPADHPRPAVAGGRGAGHAFALPPELSRALRELSRREGATLFMTLLAAWSSLLARYGAGGDVPVGTPVAGRTRLETEGLIGFFVNTLVIRTRLDGDPTFREVLGRVREGVLEAQAHQDLPFERLIDELAVERSLAHTPLFQVSFTLEQAAHGGGDGGGGGLRLGGAEIAPVASSSGTAKFDLTLGMSDFGDHVAGTISYRAELFDAATVERMAGHLARLLERAAADPDARLSEIELLDGAERRQVLEEWNAADADLPERTLHALFAAQAARTPDAPAAEFAGETLTYASLDARAERLARRLRCAGVGPETVVALSVERSLRLPVALLGVLKAGGAYLPLDPSYPPERLRYMLEDSRAGVLLTERAVGEGIAAELSAAGGTVVFLDEDDEHGGDAPERAAEPGPAAAPGNLAYVIYTSGTTGRPKGVMVTHRSAARLVMAQTEKLGFGPGERVLQFAPLSFDTSVAEIFTALCSGSCLVGEPADALLPGAPLARLLAERRITHAKFTPSALAAVPPAALPELRTLVVGGEACTGELVARWGEGRRFINVYGPTEATVRAAWAELTPADAVPPIGRPLAGARLYVLDEAFAPRPVGVAGELYVGGEGVARGYLGRPALTAERFVPDPFAVEPGMRLYRTGDRARWRSDGQLDFLGRVDEQVKVRGYRIEPGEIEAVLREHADVREAAVVAREDRSGEKRLVAYVVGGEAAEPRALRAHLSARLPDYMVPGAFVRLEALPLTPSGKVDRRALPAPDRAAAGAYLAPRTAAEEVLAGIWGEVLDLERVGVEDNFFELGGHSLVATRVVSRVRQAFGVEIPLRAVFEAQTVGALARRVEEMRGAGAGVQAPPVVPVPRDGELPLSFAQQRLWFLDRLQPGSAVYNIPIALRLQGALDAGALARALTGVARRHEVLRTTFAATADGRPVQVVHPPAPVPLPVVDLSALDAGPREAEAARLASEEASRPFDLARGPVLRCALLRLDAGEAVGLFTLHHIASDGWSTGILRREVTALYEAAVRGEEADLPALPVQYADYAVWQRRWLEGEVLDRQVAYWRGRLAGAPAVQELPLDRPRPAVASREGRAHGFALPPGLSGALRELSRREGASLYMTLLAAWQALLARYGTGDVVVGTPVAGRTRLETEGLIGFFVNTLVIRAGLEGDPTFREAVARARDAVLEAQANQDVPFERLVEELEVERSLAHTPLFQVVFTFEAAAAARGDDGLRLGPVESAPVAAESGTAKFDLTLAIRDTGERLAGVLEYRAELFDPATVERMAGHLARLLEQAAADPDLRLSELDLLDGAERRRVVEEWNATARPYPREACVHELFAEQAARAPDAVAVEFGDQRLSYAELSARAGRLARRLRGMGVGPETVVALCLDRSPALVVGALAVLEAGGAYLPLDPDAPAERLRYMLEDSGARVLLTRVALGGRAAEAAGAAVEVVLVDAPDADAGEGPAELVSGVGAENLAYVIYTSGSTGRPKGVQVTHGSLANLVGWHREAFGVTAADRATLVASPGFDAAVWETWPYLAAGATLCIPDDAVRAAPAPLRDWMTAMGVTVAFLPTPLAESVLALAWPEDAALRLVLTGGDRLGSRPSPELPWRLVNNYGPTENTVVSTSGVVEPRDGRDADAPSIGRPVANTRAYVLDASLRPAPVGVAGELYVGGDGLARGYLGRPALTAERFVPDPFAVEPGARLYRTGDRARWRADGEIEFMGRLDFQVKVRGHRIEPGEIEAALLRHPEVREAVVVARGDGEEKRLVAYVVPAPGAAPGAVELRGHLSARLPAYMVPAAFVALPALPLTTSGKVDRGALPEPGDGAAARRAYVPPRDALELELVRAWEEILGVEPVGVHDEFFALGGHSLLAIRLLARVEARTGHRIPVDAVFTAGTPEGFARLLRGQVGGDPSPLVAIRPSGARRPLFLVHAAGGSVLAYAELARRLGPDQPVYGLRARGLADGERPHAAIPDMAADYLQALRAVQPRGPYQVAGWSMGAVVALEMARQLEDAGEEVSLLAVIDPALPGPDGAPGDEPALLRQFARDLGVPAEDLDAVPAEAWEAGSERSLGSLLERARALHLVPPDLHLDRLERMFGVFRANVEALGSHVPAPFGGEITVLLAGTGDVARASARSAAWERLAGRGAVVRSVPGDHFTLLREPHVEEVARELARRLDADPPPQGGGSSGPPPSGGGGAPFRAPDPAAAPEGPADG